One genomic window of Bactrocera dorsalis isolate Fly_Bdor chromosome 4, ASM2337382v1, whole genome shotgun sequence includes the following:
- the LOC105223533 gene encoding glutamic acid-rich protein-like has protein sequence MFKKFLCLCLLIGAFAVFNELPSASALPQEAENKEPDSTEEPVDEEVDEEEEEEPQALVLPAEEDLEDDLISDEESDEAETDSPASSE, from the exons ATGTTCAAGAAATTCCTTTGTTTGTGTCTGTTAATTGGCG CTTTCGCCGTGTTCAACGAATTGCCCAGCGCTAGTGCATTACCACAGGAAGCTGAAAATAAAGAGCCAGATTCGACAGAGGAACCTGTAGATGAAGAAGTTGATGAGGAGGAGGAGGAGGAGCCACAAGCACTGGTCTTACCTGCAGAAGAAGACTTAGAAGATGATCTTATCTCAGATGAAGAGTCAGATGAAGCAGAGACTGATTCACCGGCATCATCGGAATAA
- the LOC105223532 gene encoding uncharacterized protein LOC105223532 encodes MLTKNIFVTLLIVACVVIKETQCAKDGEFLHDEDRIIAGEAISSDDIVNEFLHPDTMEDESDAMTPKFKRILLMLSQYIAMESGPEYVWLKIQKSAPKEA; translated from the exons ATGTTGACAAAAAATATCTTCGTAACACTGTTAATAGTTG ctTGTGTAGTCATTAAGGAAACACAGTGTGCCAAGGATGGAGAATTTCTGCATGATGAAGATAGAATTATAGCCGGTGAAGCAATTTCAAGTGATGATATAGTAAATGAATTTCTGCATCCGGATACAATGGAAGACGAGAGTGACGCTATGACACCGAAATTTAAAAGGATATTGCTTATGCTTTCCCAATATATAGCAATGGAAAGTGGACCAGAATATGTATGGCTTAAAATACAGAAGAGTGCGCCCAAAGAAGCATAA
- the LOC105223531 gene encoding uncharacterized protein LOC105223531: MWPKYVYLIVGALVVTSLFRRSHAQSVPCGNAVQAPQISVRSSLPIFQIANPQDTDAIKAIITDLLAELASDDEERQNPESESWCPLMNIDREEIEGLIQIILEELKDVIGINESKSDIFVETSQADLNARRMRTYMER, from the exons ATGTGGCCAAAGTACGTATATCTAATCGTTGGAG CTTTAGTAGTCACAAGCCTGTTTAGAAGATCTCATGCGCAATCTGTGCCTTGCGGCAATGCGGTGCAAGCTCCTCAAATTTCAGTAAGATCATCTCTGCCGATATTCCAAATTGCTAATCCACAAGATACCGATGCAATAAAAGCAATTATCACCGATTTGCTGGCCGAGTTGGCATCTGATGATGAGGAAAGACAAAATCCTGAAAGTGAAAGCTGGTGTCCATTAATGAATATAGATCGTGAAGAAATTGAGGgattaattcaaattattttggaaGAACTAAAGGACGTTATTGGGATAAATGAAAGTAAATCAGATATATTTGTAGAAACTTCACAAGCCGACTTGAATGCCAGAAGGATGAGGACGTACATGGaaagataa